In Raphanus sativus cultivar WK10039 chromosome 5, ASM80110v3, whole genome shotgun sequence, the following proteins share a genomic window:
- the LOC108860993 gene encoding glycosyltransferase BC10, protein MGKEEGVKDTPPSNSRPTNQCRSLLPMRVLQVFLMLVVSALGISVVSMHMIKYLKIQTLAPTTLISTCDEVTTLESFIKPPSSAWHSMNDSELLWRASIEPRRYEYPFKRVPKMAFMFLTKGPLPFAPLWERFFKGHEGFYSIYVHTLPDYKSDFSSSSVFYKRQIPSQHVAWGEMSMCEAERRLLANALLDISNEWFVLLSEACIPLRGFDFIYSYVSKSRYSFMGSADEDGPYGRGRYSYAMGPEVQLSQWRKGSQWFEINRELALYIIEDIVYYRKFKEFCRPPCYVDEHYFPTMISIGYSDLLAKRTLTWTDWSKGGPHPTTFGKSVITEMFLKKIQEDHSCLYNDQKSHVCYLFARKFDPSALEPLLKLSPKVLGF, encoded by the exons ATGGGGAAGGAGGAAGGCGTTAAAGATACACCACCTTCCAATTCAAGACCTACGAACCAATGTAGGTCTCTTTTACCAATGCGGGTGCTTCAGGTTTTCTTGATGTTAGTTGTCTCGGCTCTTGGAATCTCTGTCGTTAGCATGCACATGATCAAGTACTTGAAGATTCAAACTCTGGCTCCAACCACATTGATCTCTACGTGCGATGAGGTAACTACATTGGAGAGCTTTATCAAGCCTCCATCGAGTGCTTGGCACTCCATGAATGACAGCGAGCTTCTTTGGCGTGCATCTATTGAGCCACGGAGATATGAGTATCCTTTCAAAAGAGTTCCTAAAATGGCCTTCATGTTTCTCACCAAAGGCCCTTTACCATTTGCTCCACTTTGGGAAAGGTTCTTCAAAGGGCATGAAGGGTTTTACTCAATCTATGTTCACACGTTGCCAGATTATAAATCAGATTTCTCAAGCTCATCTGTGTTTTACAAAAGACAGATTCCAAGTCAG CATGTGGCTTGGGGAGAGATGAGTATGTGTGAAGCAGAGAGGAGGCTATTGGCTAACGCATTGCTAGACATCTCTAATGAATGGTTTGTTCTGCTCTCTGAAGCTTGCATTCCTCTCCGCGGTTTCGACTTCATCTACAGTTACGTCTCCAAATCAAGATATAGTTTCATGGGTTCAGCTGATGAGGACGGGCCTTACGGGAGAGGCAGATACAGCTACGCAATGGGACCGGAAGTCCAGCTAAGCCAGTGGAGAAAAGGGTCTCAGTGGTTTGAAATCAACAGAGAACTCGCTCTTTACATTATTGAAGACATCGTTTACTACCGCAAGTTCAAGGAGTTTTGTAGACCTCCTTGTTATGTGGATGAACATTACTTCCCAACAATGATATCTATTGGTTATTCTGATTTGCTGGCGAAACGGACGTTAACTTGGACAGATTGGTCAAAAGGGGGTCCTCATCCAACTACTTTTGGGAAGTCTGTTATAACAGAGATGTTTCTCAAGAAGATTCAGGAAGATCACTCCTGCTTATACAATGATCAGAAATCTCACGTGTGTTATCTCTTTGCAAGAAAGTTTGATCCAAGTGCATTGGAGCCATTACTCAAACTTTCCCCAAAGGTTCTTGGCTTCTAA